From the genome of Candidatus Cloacimonadota bacterium:
CAAAGTTATTTACAAAGAAATTAAAAGCGATTTAAAAGAAATTAACGGTAAAATAAGAGAACTTAAAAAAGATATTAAAACAGCCAAAGCACGCCAAAAAGTTGCTGATAACCTCACTGAATTTGATGAGATAATTTCTAAATTGAATTCTCAAATAAAACCACTTGAAACCGAAAAGATTAAAATTACTGCCAAACTGCAAACACACGATGATACCAAAAAAGAGTTGGCAGAATGCAAAAAGACCATAAAAGAAGTTAAAGACAAAACCGATGAACTGGTGGAAAAAGCCCGTGAAAAGATTACTCCCGATGAAGCGGAAAAGCTCATTCTTATCCGTTGGAAACAAGTTTTTGCAGATACAATTATGAATTATGTGCTGCAATACAAAAGAGAACTGCAAGCCAAACTGGAAATTATCTTTGATAAATACACAGTTACGCTTACCGATATTTTGCAAGAAAGAGAAAAAGAAAATACTCAACTAAACATCTTCTTGAAAGAACTTGGCTATGAATAATAAATACTTAAACGATAAAGAATTTGATTATATTTTGCAAACCGGCGAATCTTATCTTGTGGAATTTAAAGAGAAAATCAATAACTCACTTTCGCGTGAGATAACTGCTTTTGCCAATGCTTCCGGCGGTCGTATTTTTATTGGTATAACTGATAGCGGAGAACCAAAAGGAATTGAAATCACAAATAAACTTCGCTCTCAAATTCAGGACATTGCCAATAATTGCCAACCTGTTGTTCAAATAAAATTAGAAGAATTTAATAATATTCTTACCATTATCATTCCTGAAGGGAAAGAAAAACCATATCAGTGTTCCGATGGCTTTTATGTAAGAATGGGAGCAAATGCTCAGAAAATGAAAAGAGATCAAATTATTGAATTCTTACAATTTGAAGGTCAGCTTAGTTTTGAAGAACAATTTCATAAAAAATTCGATTTTGAAAGAGATTATTCTCCAAATAAACTTTCGGGATTTCTAAAATTTGCAGGCATCACCCAAAATCTCGACGATGAAACTATTTTGATAAACCTGGGTGTCGCGGAAAAAATTGATGGCAAACTGAAAATGAAAAATGCCGGAGTTTTGTTCTTTACTGAAACTATTCAACTTCTTTGTGAACAAGCCACCATAACCTGTGCAGTTTTTGACGGAATGGAAAGAATTCATATTCTCAACCGAAAAGATTATGCTCAGGATATTATCACAAATATTGATAATGCTCTTCATTTTATAAAACAAGAACTCAAAGTAAAATACGAGATGACGGGAACTGCGAGGCGAAAAGAAATTTATGAACTTCCACTCGATGCAATTCGTGAAGCTGTGATAAATGCTGTGGTGCATCGTGATTATTTTCTGAAAGGTTCGCACACTGTGATTGAAATCTTTGACGACCGCTTAGAAATTTCAAATCCAGGTGGACTTCCAAAAGGATTATCGGAAAAAGATTTTGGGAAAAAAGCAGTTCGCAGAAACCAGATTATCGCTTCTTTATTACACAGAATAGATTTTGTGGAAAATATGGGAACAGGAATTAATAAGATTCGCAACTTACTGAAAGAAGCAAATGCGAAACAACCAAAATTTGAATTCGGAGATTTTTATTCAATTATTTTTCCAAGGAATAATTTCGGAAAAGTTTCGGNNNNNNNNNNNNNNNNNN
Proteins encoded in this window:
- a CDS encoding ATP-binding protein; protein product: MNNKYLNDKEFDYILQTGESYLVEFKEKINNSLSREITAFANASGGRIFIGITDSGEPKGIEITNKLRSQIQDIANNCQPVVQIKLEEFNNILTIIIPEGKEKPYQCSDGFYVRMGANAQKMKRDQIIEFLQFEGQLSFEEQFHKKFDFERDYSPNKLSGFLKFAGITQNLDDETILINLGVAEKIDGKLKMKNAGVLFFTETIQLLCEQATITCAVFDGMERIHILNRKDYAQDIITNIDNALHFIKQELKVKYEMTGTARRKEIYELPLDAIREAVINAVVHRDYFLKGSHTVIEIFDDRLEISNPGGLPKGLSEKDFGKKAVRRNQIIASLLHRIDFVENMGTGINKIRNLLKEANAKQPKFEFGDFYSIIFPRNNFGKVS